DNA sequence from the Peptoniphilus sp. GNH genome:
TTAAAGATTATGTAGAATCCTACGGTGGCGTCGCTTGTGTCTATGAAAATGATTTTAGAAAATCTTTTGATCTAGACGAACTTGAAAAATATATAATAGAAAATGGCCCCTTCAAATTGGCAACCATGGTCCATTGTGAAACACCAACAGGACTTACAAATGACATCAAAAAAATCTGTGGTCTACTAAAAAAGTATGACATGCTTACCATTGTCGATGGAGTTTCCTCCGTACTTGGAGAAGAAATAAATTTTGATGAAATAAATACCGATATCCTAATAGGTGGTACTCAAAAAGCCATTTCAGCTCCTACGGGGCTCACCCTTTTGACACTTTCTAAAAAGGCTATCGACCTAATTTTGAGTAGAAATGATATATGCGGGTATTATTTAAATATAAAGAATTATTTAAAGTATGAAGGCGACTTCGCTTTTCCCTATACCATGAACGAAAATTTGGTCTACGCTCTAGATGCCGCTTTGGATGAAATATCTAAAGAAGATTTTGTCGCCATCCACAAGCGCTTTGCAGCTGCAACAAGAGCAAGCCTAAAAGAAAATGACTTAGAACTCTATCCAGAGTCCAACTTCTCATCTACTCTTACAGCTGTTGTATGTCCTCAAAAAATTTCTGCCAAGGACTTACTTGGAAAAATGAAATCCAAGGGCTTTTTGCTTTCTGGTTCTATGGGGCATTTGGCAGATAGGGTCTTTAGAATTGGACACATGGGTGGTAACAATAATTACGAAGATTTTCTTGCCATGTATAAGGCTTTAGACGAATGTTTTCTGGAGTTTGATTTCAAAACTTCGCTCGCCTCATCTTTTGAAAAATTCTTTAAAGAATTTTAGGAGGTTTATTTTTTGAAATTATTATTTAGATTTTTGATATCCGCCCTTTCCCTTTTAATAGCATCCAAACTTTGTACATTTTTGGGTTTCCAATTTTATGTACATTCTTACTCTACCGCGATTGGACTTGCAATTTTAATTGCAGTCCTTGACCACTTGCTAGAAAAGCTTACAAACATAGAGGCATCGCCCAAAGGCAAGGGTTTTAAGGGTTTCTTACTAGCAGCAGTCATCTTGAAGCTCTCATCATTTATCCTAAGTGGTGTAAGAATTTCTATGCCTGGAGCTCTTTTAGGTGCCTTTATGATCGGATTGGTGGACTCTTTTATGCCAGGCTCTAGAAAAAATTTTGAAT
Encoded proteins:
- a CDS encoding alanine--glyoxylate aminotransferase family protein; amino-acid sequence: MHLMCAGPTKVRKSAIAAMGKFLTNPDLDPEYVTFHRQVEKKYSSLLNTDAPSIIMLGEAIMGLEASVVSLMQKNDRVLVLSNGFFGAGFKDYVESYGGVACVYENDFRKSFDLDELEKYIIENGPFKLATMVHCETPTGLTNDIKKICGLLKKYDMLTIVDGVSSVLGEEINFDEINTDILIGGTQKAISAPTGLTLLTLSKKAIDLILSRNDICGYYLNIKNYLKYEGDFAFPYTMNENLVYALDAALDEISKEDFVAIHKRFAAATRASLKENDLELYPESNFSSTLTAVVCPQKISAKDLLGKMKSKGFLLSGSMGHLADRVFRIGHMGGNNNYEDFLAMYKALDECFLEFDFKTSLASSFEKFFKEF
- a CDS encoding phage holin family protein, whose translation is MKLLFRFLISALSLLIASKLCTFLGFQFYVHSYSTAIGLAILIAVLDHLLEKLTNIEASPKGKGFKGFLLAAVILKLSSFILSGVRISMPGALLGAFMIGLVDSFMPGSRKNFE